In Streptomyces sp. NBC_00306, a single genomic region encodes these proteins:
- a CDS encoding response regulator, whose translation MVQKAKILLVDDRPENLLALEAILSALDQTLVRASSGEEALKALLTDDFAVILLDVQMPGMDGFETAAHIKRRERTRDIPIIFLTAINHGPHHTFRGYAAGAVDYISKPFDPWVLRAKVSVFVELYMKNCQLREQAALLRLQLEGGGQSGADNHKEPAGLLAELSARLAAVEEQAEALSKQLDDDSADAAAVATAAHLERKLTGLRRALDALEPGTGGPSALPSQN comes from the coding sequence ATGGTGCAGAAGGCCAAGATCCTCCTGGTCGATGACCGGCCGGAGAATCTGCTGGCGCTGGAGGCCATTCTCTCTGCGCTCGATCAGACACTGGTGCGGGCATCGTCAGGGGAGGAAGCGCTCAAGGCGCTGCTGACAGACGACTTCGCGGTCATTCTGCTGGACGTCCAGATGCCTGGAATGGACGGTTTCGAGACCGCGGCGCACATCAAGCGGCGGGAGCGGACCCGGGACATCCCGATCATCTTCCTCACCGCGATCAACCACGGACCGCATCACACGTTCCGGGGCTATGCCGCGGGCGCGGTCGACTACATCTCCAAGCCGTTCGACCCGTGGGTGCTGCGCGCCAAGGTCTCGGTCTTCGTCGAGCTGTACATGAAGAACTGCCAACTGCGGGAGCAGGCCGCGCTGCTGAGGCTTCAGCTGGAGGGCGGCGGGCAGTCGGGCGCCGACAACCACAAGGAGCCGGCGGGCCTGCTCGCCGAGCTCTCCGCGCGCCTCGCGGCCGTCGAGGAGCAGGCGGAGGCGCTCTCGAAGCAGCTCGACGACGACTCCGCGGATGCGGCCGCCGTGGCGACCGCGGCCCATCTCGAGCGCAAACTCACGGGTTTGCGCAGAGCCCTGGACGCACTGGAACCGGGTACCGGCGGCCCCAGCGCCCTGCCCTCGCAGAACTGA